Within the Aquipuribacter sp. SD81 genome, the region ACGGGGTCCGGTCGGGCTCGACGAGACCCTGCTCCTCGAGGAACCGGATCTTGGAGATGGTGACGTCGGGGAACTCCTCGCGGAGCACCCCGAGCACCTCGCCGATGGTGAGCCCGGCGTCGCGGCCGCCCTGCGGGTCGCGCGCCAGGGCGACGCTGCTCACGCCCTGGCGTCCTCGCCGTCCGCCGGGACCAGGTGCTGCCGGGACGGGTGGTACACGAGGCGGTACTTGCCGATCTGCACCTCGTCGCCGGCGTTGAGCACGGCGGACTCGATGCGCTGGCGGTTGACGTACGTGCCGTTGAGGCTGCCGACGTCGACGACCCGGTAGCCCTCGCCCACCCGGCCGAACTCGGCGTGACGGCGGGACACGGTGACGTCGTCGAGGAAGATGTCGCTGTCCGCGGCGCGCCCGGCGGTGGTCCGCTCGGAGTCCAGGAGGAAGCGCGCGCCGGCGTTCGGCCCCCGCTGCACCACGAGCAGGGCGGAGCCCTGCGGCAGCGCGTCGACGGCGCGCTGGTCGTCGCGCGTGAGGCCGGTCGACGGGTCGGTGTCGGTCGCCTGCGCGTACGTGATGGTGGTGTCCACGCCCTGCCCGGGGGCCACCGGGATGGCGGCCGTGCCGCGCTGGCGAGGGGTGTCCGGGCTGTCCGTCATCGTCGTTCCTCCTCCGTTGGCACCAGCGTAGTCCCCACCCTCACTCTCAGGTGGACGTGCAGACC harbors:
- a CDS encoding FHA domain-containing protein → MTDSPDTPRQRGTAAIPVAPGQGVDTTITYAQATDTDPSTGLTRDDQRAVDALPQGSALLVVQRGPNAGARFLLDSERTTAGRAADSDIFLDDVTVSRRHAEFGRVGEGYRVVDVGSLNGTYVNRQRIESAVLNAGDEVQIGKYRLVYHPSRQHLVPADGEDARA